From a single Planococcus shenhongbingii genomic region:
- a CDS encoding acyl-CoA thioesterase, with translation MMAHDITVKVRFSETDALGHVSNISYFIYLEEARVEFFRELGLEITIDKWNVIMISANCLFYKQAYFDQRLKITSFVTKIGNSSFKIGHRITDAATGELIAEGDAGAVYFDFTTQKSERLPDHIREKLEMHLKEV, from the coding sequence ATGATGGCACATGACATCACAGTAAAAGTTCGCTTCAGTGAAACCGATGCATTAGGGCATGTCAGCAATATCAGTTATTTCATCTATCTGGAAGAAGCACGGGTTGAGTTTTTTAGAGAATTGGGGCTGGAAATAACAATTGATAAATGGAATGTCATCATGATTTCAGCGAATTGCCTGTTTTACAAGCAAGCTTATTTTGATCAGCGCTTGAAAATCACTTCTTTTGTCACGAAAATCGGCAACTCCAGTTTCAAGATCGGTCATCGGATCACGGATGCAGCAACTGGCGAATTGATTGCGGAAGGGGATGCCGGAGCGGTTTATTTTGACTTTACTACGCAAAAAAGTGAACGGCTTCCCGACCATATCCGTGAAAAACTTGAGATGCATCTAAAAGAGGTGTGA
- a CDS encoding phosphotransferase family protein — protein MAGRTRDTIPVRSGEELNSVLLQQFLEEHIKGLPDGELKIRQFGAGHSNLTYALSINGWQAVLRRPPLGPVAPKAHDVEREFKILSALNPIFPAAPKPYVFSQDSAIVGSPFFIMERRYGLVIDTEFPKGTEPSEELGRKISELMVDTLVKLHAIDYTQTALADLAKPEGFMERQVNGWIGRYDRSKTDDIPEVADLSAWMLGNIPKSPEPTIIHYDFKLNNVMFADDFSELTGLFDWEMTTVGDPLADLGAAMSYWIEADDPELLKTGFGKAPVTVGKGFYSRKEFIARYAEKSGRDVSNIHFYLTFAYFKLAVICQQIYYRYKKGQTSDPRFAHFGGFVKSLIQHALATAKKT, from the coding sequence ATGGCTGGGAGAACACGTGACACGATTCCTGTACGATCGGGGGAAGAGCTGAACAGCGTCTTGCTCCAGCAGTTTTTGGAAGAGCATATAAAAGGGCTGCCGGATGGCGAACTGAAAATCCGTCAGTTTGGTGCAGGCCATTCGAATTTGACTTATGCGCTTTCCATCAATGGATGGCAAGCAGTATTAAGGAGGCCGCCGCTTGGGCCAGTTGCGCCAAAAGCACATGACGTGGAACGGGAATTCAAAATCCTGTCTGCTCTAAATCCGATTTTTCCGGCAGCACCGAAACCGTATGTTTTCTCGCAAGATTCAGCAATCGTCGGTAGCCCGTTTTTCATCATGGAAAGGCGTTACGGCCTAGTGATTGATACAGAATTTCCAAAAGGAACAGAACCGTCAGAAGAACTGGGCCGCAAAATTTCAGAACTCATGGTGGATACGCTGGTCAAACTGCATGCCATCGATTATACCCAAACTGCATTAGCTGATTTGGCGAAGCCGGAAGGGTTTATGGAACGCCAAGTCAACGGCTGGATAGGGCGCTATGATCGTTCCAAAACCGATGATATCCCGGAAGTGGCAGACTTGTCAGCGTGGATGCTTGGGAACATTCCGAAATCGCCGGAACCGACCATCATCCATTATGATTTTAAGCTTAACAATGTGATGTTCGCAGACGATTTTTCAGAGCTTACCGGCTTGTTCGATTGGGAAATGACGACAGTGGGGGATCCGCTTGCGGATTTAGGAGCGGCGATGAGTTATTGGATTGAAGCCGATGACCCTGAACTCTTGAAAACAGGTTTTGGCAAGGCTCCCGTAACGGTAGGGAAAGGATTTTATTCGCGGAAAGAGTTTATTGCGCGTTATGCAGAGAAAAGTGGCCGGGATGTCTCAAATATCCATTTTTATTTGACATTCGCATATTTCAAACTGGCAGTCATTTGCCAGCAAATTTATTACCGGTATAAGAAGGGCCAGACATCGGATCCGCGTTTCGCCCATTTTGGCGGTTTTGTCAAAAGCCTTATTCAGCATGCACTTGCAACCGCGAAGAAAACGTAA
- a CDS encoding acyl-CoA dehydrogenase family protein, translated as MEHKTLTHRGGSFLYEETDAKSVFTPEDFTEEHTLIAKTAKRFLETEVRPRNEQIEQQDFGAVKELLEKAGALGLLAHSIPERYGGLGLDKISKGIVGEVLGAAGSYSVAHSNHTCIATLPITYFGTAEQKEKYLPKLASGEFIGAYCLTEPNAGSDALAAKTTAKLNEAGTHYILNGMKMFITNAAFSDTFIVYAKVDGTAFTAFIVEKDFPGLSLGAEEQKMGIKGSSTRTVIFDDCEVPVENLLGEVGKGHVIALNVLNLGRYNLGSATMGAAKYGLEQTVTYTKERHQFGRAIADFTATQEKIADMALRIYASESLQYRTAGYLEEALGGLYESEDQGLVAKRMTEYATECAVCKVYGSETLDYIADEALQLHGGYGFIKEYKIEQMYRDSRINRIFEGTNEVNRLIIPGNLLKAAVKGQAPLTEAVKQALSELKSPKVESIGVISREIEAVRAIRRVFLLCAGAAYETYGSALSEEQETLMKLAGIGITLFAVESAVLRTVKSVKAQGEETAAFKIQLVKSLVDDALLEVEMNARKLLQGTVSEKGLHDNVRMLSGELSRLQRAGGKAAKRAIAEKILSAEQYIS; from the coding sequence ATGGAGCATAAAACATTGACTCACCGGGGTGGGAGCTTTTTATATGAAGAAACAGACGCGAAGTCGGTTTTTACACCAGAGGATTTCACGGAAGAGCATACGCTGATTGCAAAGACTGCTAAGCGGTTTTTAGAAACTGAAGTGCGCCCCCGTAATGAACAAATCGAGCAGCAGGATTTTGGAGCAGTTAAAGAGCTGCTTGAAAAAGCCGGCGCACTTGGGCTTTTGGCGCATAGCATACCAGAGCGATATGGAGGCCTGGGTCTCGATAAAATAAGCAAAGGCATTGTCGGGGAAGTGTTGGGGGCAGCAGGAAGCTATAGTGTAGCGCATTCAAATCATACGTGCATTGCGACATTGCCCATTACCTATTTTGGAACAGCGGAGCAAAAAGAAAAATATCTGCCAAAGCTTGCTTCAGGAGAATTCATCGGAGCCTATTGCTTAACCGAACCGAATGCGGGGTCGGATGCCTTGGCGGCAAAGACCACTGCAAAGCTTAACGAAGCTGGGACCCATTACATACTGAATGGCATGAAAATGTTCATCACCAATGCGGCATTTTCCGATACATTCATCGTGTACGCAAAAGTGGATGGCACGGCATTTACAGCGTTTATCGTGGAAAAAGATTTTCCAGGTTTATCGCTTGGAGCGGAAGAACAGAAAATGGGCATCAAAGGCTCATCCACCAGGACAGTGATTTTTGACGATTGTGAAGTGCCCGTTGAAAACCTTCTTGGGGAAGTTGGGAAAGGGCATGTCATTGCCTTGAATGTGCTGAATCTCGGACGCTATAATTTAGGGTCTGCAACGATGGGGGCAGCAAAATACGGCCTAGAGCAAACGGTCACATATACGAAAGAGCGCCACCAGTTTGGCAGAGCCATTGCCGACTTTACAGCGACTCAGGAGAAAATTGCCGATATGGCGCTCCGCATTTATGCTTCTGAATCGCTCCAATACCGGACTGCTGGTTATTTAGAGGAAGCGCTTGGCGGATTATATGAATCCGAGGACCAGGGGCTCGTGGCGAAACGGATGACGGAATATGCCACTGAATGTGCTGTCTGCAAAGTGTATGGTTCCGAGACGCTTGATTATATTGCCGATGAAGCGCTGCAATTGCATGGAGGCTACGGTTTTATCAAAGAGTATAAAATTGAGCAAATGTACCGCGATTCGCGCATCAACCGGATTTTTGAAGGGACCAATGAAGTGAATCGCCTGATCATTCCAGGCAATCTTCTAAAAGCAGCTGTGAAAGGCCAAGCACCGCTTACAGAAGCGGTCAAACAGGCACTGTCAGAACTCAAGTCGCCGAAAGTGGAGTCGATTGGCGTTATTTCCCGGGAAATAGAGGCGGTCCGTGCCATACGGCGAGTGTTTCTGCTATGCGCAGGAGCTGCCTACGAGACATATGGAAGCGCACTTAGTGAAGAACAGGAAACATTGATGAAACTTGCAGGCATTGGCATCACCCTGTTTGCAGTAGAATCGGCCGTGCTCAGAACAGTAAAATCCGTTAAAGCACAAGGTGAGGAAACAGCGGCCTTTAAAATACAGCTGGTAAAATCGCTGGTGGATGATGCGTTATTGGAAGTGGAAATGAATGCCCGAAAATTGCTTCAAGGAACTGTTTCAGAAAAAGGTCTTCACGACAATGTACGGATGCTTTCGGGTGAGCTGAGCCGATTGCAGCGGGCAGGCGGAAAAGCGGCAAAACGAGCCATTGCAGAAAAAATACTGTCTGCAGAACAATATATTTCCTAG
- a CDS encoding quinone oxidoreductase family protein: MKVIKFEKFGGPEVLQWTETAKPQPAENEVLIEVKASGVNYADTARREGKYVVPTKLPYVPGSEIAGVIVETGSGVRKFRKGDRVVALVESDGYSEYVAVNERILTPIPDGVDDEQAVALPLQGLSAYHILKTMGRLEPGESVLIHAAAGGVGTIAVQLAKLFGAGKIIATASTKEKLAHAKSMGATHLVNYSEDGWVDKVKEITEGKGVDVALEMVGGEVFNQTVKCLAPFGRLVIFGAASGEQATFHPGQLMRKNQSVIGFFLPQIMRKPELFQSSFKELLGYMANGDLKLTIGGTYPLEEAAEVHRLLQGRKTIGKLVLKP; encoded by the coding sequence ATGAAAGTTATAAAATTTGAGAAGTTTGGCGGTCCGGAGGTCTTGCAGTGGACAGAAACCGCCAAGCCTCAGCCGGCAGAAAATGAAGTGCTGATCGAAGTGAAGGCGAGCGGCGTCAATTATGCTGATACCGCAAGGCGCGAAGGGAAATATGTAGTGCCGACGAAGCTTCCGTATGTGCCCGGATCAGAAATAGCCGGCGTTATTGTGGAAACCGGAAGCGGCGTAAGAAAATTCCGGAAAGGAGACCGGGTGGTGGCGTTGGTTGAATCCGATGGCTACTCTGAATACGTCGCAGTAAATGAACGGATATTAACGCCTATCCCGGACGGGGTGGATGATGAACAAGCGGTCGCTTTGCCGCTTCAAGGCTTGAGCGCTTATCACATCTTGAAAACGATGGGGCGCCTGGAACCGGGAGAAAGTGTCTTGATCCATGCGGCTGCCGGCGGAGTGGGCACGATTGCGGTTCAGCTCGCGAAGCTATTCGGAGCGGGAAAAATCATTGCGACGGCAAGTACCAAGGAAAAGCTTGCCCATGCTAAATCCATGGGAGCGACACATCTAGTGAATTACTCCGAAGACGGCTGGGTGGACAAAGTAAAAGAAATCACTGAAGGCAAAGGCGTCGACGTAGCGCTTGAAATGGTCGGCGGTGAAGTATTCAATCAGACAGTAAAATGTCTTGCTCCGTTCGGCCGGCTGGTGATTTTCGGTGCGGCCAGCGGCGAGCAGGCAACGTTCCATCCCGGCCAGTTGATGCGGAAAAACCAGTCCGTTATCGGCTTTTTCCTGCCGCAGATCATGCGCAAACCCGAATTGTTCCAAAGCAGCTTTAAAGAATTGCTTGGCTACATGGCGAACGGCGATTTGAAACTGACAATCGGCGGGACTTATCCGCTTGAAGAAGCAGCAGAAGTACATCGATTATTGCAAGGGCGAAAAACCATCGGCAAACTGGTGTTAAAACCGTAA
- a CDS encoding MBL fold metallo-hydrolase: protein MLDQLGIEAVRIDLPFRLNHVNCFMAEDETGWTIIDAGLNNDYTRKLWEQTIGKRNVTNLLITHYHPDHFGYAGGLQERTGAKVSMTKTDADLGLSSWQSRFLETMPEHYSISGVPDEMSEQLAGNTAGFQELVNPLPKIGHYFEEGEKVRIGLFEYEVIFVPGHSDGMVCFYNKDKNVLLSADHILPKITPNISYWYHGNKNPLASYLASLDKMKKLDAEFVIPSHGKPFYGANSRIEELKRHHSERLEETFDAIQAASTVYETCERLFKRPLTVHEMRFAVGETLAHLEFLRHAGECEREIENKVWRYRSC from the coding sequence ATGCTTGACCAATTAGGGATTGAGGCTGTCCGCATCGATTTGCCATTCCGCTTGAACCATGTTAATTGCTTTATGGCAGAAGATGAGACGGGCTGGACGATTATCGATGCTGGATTGAACAATGACTATACAAGAAAGTTATGGGAGCAGACCATTGGAAAGCGGAATGTGACGAATTTGCTGATTACCCATTACCATCCGGATCATTTTGGATATGCCGGAGGACTTCAGGAAAGGACGGGAGCAAAAGTGTCAATGACGAAGACAGATGCCGATTTGGGTCTGTCTTCTTGGCAGTCTCGTTTTTTAGAGACGATGCCTGAGCATTACAGCATTTCTGGAGTGCCGGATGAGATGTCAGAACAACTGGCAGGCAATACTGCAGGTTTTCAAGAGCTTGTAAATCCGCTGCCGAAAATTGGCCACTATTTCGAAGAAGGCGAAAAAGTCCGGATTGGGCTCTTTGAATATGAAGTAATCTTTGTGCCAGGCCATTCAGACGGCATGGTTTGCTTTTATAATAAAGATAAAAATGTGCTGCTTTCCGCAGACCATATTCTTCCGAAAATCACGCCGAATATTTCTTATTGGTACCATGGAAATAAAAATCCGCTGGCATCTTATTTAGCATCCTTAGACAAAATGAAAAAACTGGATGCTGAATTTGTGATCCCGTCGCACGGCAAGCCGTTTTACGGCGCCAATAGCCGTATTGAGGAATTGAAGAGACATCATAGCGAGCGGCTCGAAGAAACGTTCGATGCAATTCAAGCAGCTTCGACAGTCTACGAAACATGTGAACGGCTTTTCAAGCGGCCATTGACGGTTCATGAAATGCGTTTTGCGGTAGGTGAAACCTTGGCTCATTTGGAGTTTCTGCGTCATGCAGGAGAATGTGAACGGGAAATAGAGAATAAAGTTTGGCGATACAGAAGCTGCTAG